Proteins encoded by one window of Paroedura picta isolate Pp20150507F chromosome 11, Ppicta_v3.0, whole genome shotgun sequence:
- the POMK gene encoding protein O-mannose kinase isoform X1: MAEKPPRAEVAPSRPKPRPPLGPLPLLLLLLLPPAAAFALVLLLAGLEPPGPAAAPPGPAACPAGHFRLGGRPPCAPWLACAALARDVRPLKRLGQGAVKRVFLSEWKENKVALSQLTTFELQEDFLHGLQMLKSLQSKHVVKLLGFCEEDFLILTEYHPFGSLRNLNQVLNLPKYKSSNTWHRRFMLAMDYVSIIHFLHNSPLGTFVMCDSSDLDKVLSQYLLTSDFHIVVNDLDALPLVNRSAGELVKCGHQELQGDFVAPEQLWPYGPEEPFEDNLMPPYDEKTDIWKIPDVTNFLLGEAEGSDLVRFHLFDIHVACKKSPAERPSAGEVLDSYRKVLASLVRGTVMPGARDML; the protein is encoded by the exons ATGGCCGAGAAGCCCCCCCGCGCGGAAGTCGCCCCCTCGCGGCCGAAGCCGCGCCCCCCCCTCGGCCCcctcccgctgctgctgctgctgctcctgccgcccgccgccgccttcGCCCTCGTGCTGCTGCTGGCCGGCCTGGAGCCCCCCGGccccgccgccgcgccccccggCCCCGCCGCCTGCCCGGCCGGCCACTTCCGCCTCGGCGGCCGCCCGCCCTGCGCGCCCTGGCTCGCCTGCGCCGCCCTCGCCAGGGACGTCCGCCCGCTGAAGCGCCTCGGCCAGGGCGCCGTCAAGAGG GTCTTCCTTTCTGAGTGGAAGGAAAACAAAGTTGCTCTTTCACAGTTAACAACATTTGAGCTACAGGAGGACTTCCTTCATGGACTACAGATGCTGAAATCTCTACAGAGCAAGCATGTGGTCAAACTCCTTGGCTTTTGTGAAGAGGACTTCCTGATTCTAACGGAGTACCATCCCTTTGGGTCCTTGAGGAATCTGAATCAGGTACTGAACTTACCAAAGTACAAGAGCTCCAATACATGGCATCGCAGGTTCATGCTGGCTATGGATTATGTGAGCATCATCCATTTCTTGCACAACAGTCCTCTGGGCACCTTTGTGATGTGTGACTCCAGTGACTTGGATAAAGTGCTTTCACAGTATTTACTAACAAGTGACTTTCACATTGTTGTAAATGACTTGGATGCCTTGCCTCTTGTTAATAGGAGTGCTGGAGAGCTGGTCAAGTGTGGCCATCAAGAGCTTCAGGGTGACTTTGTAGCGCCTGAACAGCTTTGGCCTTATGGACCAGAAGAACCCTTTGAGGACAACCTCATGCCTCCCTATGATGAAAAGACAGACATATGGAAAATTCCTGATGTTACAAACTTCCTGTTGGGAGAAGCAGAAGGGAGTGATCTTGTTAGATTTCATTTGTTTGATATCCATGTGGCATGcaagaagagcccagctgaaAGGCCATCTGCTGGGGAGGTTTTGGACTCATACAGGAAAGTTCTAGCATCTCTTGTTCGAGGAACGGTAATGCCAGGGGCCAGGGACATGTTGTAG
- the POMK gene encoding protein O-mannose kinase isoform X2, with the protein MAEKPPRAEVAPSRPKPRPPLGPLPLLLLLLLPPAAAFALVLLLAGLEPPGPAAAPPGPAACPAGHFRLGGRPPCAPWLACAALARDVRPLKRLGQGAVKRVFLSEWKENKVALSQLTTFELQEDFLHGLQMLKSLQSKHVVKLLGFCEEDFLILTEYHPFGSLRNLNQECWRAGQVWPSRASG; encoded by the exons ATGGCCGAGAAGCCCCCCCGCGCGGAAGTCGCCCCCTCGCGGCCGAAGCCGCGCCCCCCCCTCGGCCCcctcccgctgctgctgctgctgctcctgccgcccgccgccgccttcGCCCTCGTGCTGCTGCTGGCCGGCCTGGAGCCCCCCGGccccgccgccgcgccccccggCCCCGCCGCCTGCCCGGCCGGCCACTTCCGCCTCGGCGGCCGCCCGCCCTGCGCGCCCTGGCTCGCCTGCGCCGCCCTCGCCAGGGACGTCCGCCCGCTGAAGCGCCTCGGCCAGGGCGCCGTCAAGAGG GTCTTCCTTTCTGAGTGGAAGGAAAACAAAGTTGCTCTTTCACAGTTAACAACATTTGAGCTACAGGAGGACTTCCTTCATGGACTACAGATGCTGAAATCTCTACAGAGCAAGCATGTGGTCAAACTCCTTGGCTTTTGTGAAGAGGACTTCCTGATTCTAACGGAGTACCATCCCTTTGGGTCCTTGAGGAATCTGAATCAG GAGTGCTGGAGAGCTGGTCAAGTGTGGCCATCAAGAGCTTCAGGGTGA